The DNA segment aaTACACTTCCATATTTCTAattcatatatttcatattacaattttatacatataatttattatttatagtgaTATGTCGAATGTTTTGATTCAGTTCTACAGATTGGTGAAGGCTTATAAAGtatgtatatttttaaatttttttatggaaTATTAGTTTGCATAATTGTATCATCATTGATACATTATACATTGTTACATTGATACATAGATCATATCATcattgtattgatctgaaagaCGACCCAAAGTGAAGGCTCGAGCTggtgaaaataatagaattatccAAAACAATCATATTGTCAAGTCAATAAAAAAACGtagtattctatcaataataatatacatttcaAGTAGGCTTTAGTTATAGCAGAGAAAACCTATTGATTGGTTTTTCTACGGTTATAGCTAAGTCAAGTTGCTAAGAAACTTGACGTTCGATACTTGGCTTATAGAGTAAAATGGATGTTTAGTGAGAGTtacaagagagtgagagagaccgTTATCATTTCGGGTTTGGTGCGTTGAAATCCTTGCTCCTGATTGGCTGAAATTGACGGTTTAAATTCATGAAATGGCGGATATAATATTACACAAAATGGTGGATATATCATGTTAGTAAGTTGATCAAGAaatgataatttaatgctcGAGTAAATTGACCAACATATCGAATTTGAATTGCATCGCGAATTTTCCAGTCCGGCGTATAATGAAAATGTTCATAAACTTTACGAATGAAACACTTAATTCAATTGTGCAATAATTCACTGAATTCAAGAAATTCCAAGAGAGTTCATAACcttattcttcattttcttcataaTTCTTCATTGGGCTTGGATGAGTATAAATACTTCAAACTATATGAGCTACGGTATTCTACCTAATATTATTTCTTACTCATTATTTTGAGTAACTTCAGTGCTTCTATCTATGACTGATCATCGCAGGCCTAGCGTCCCAACAACCCAATAAGGTGCTAGAGTGGTGGAACACCACCGAAAATCCGGGCTACTTTATATCCATAATCCTCTATATTCTACATCCTTTCCCCTCACCTAGCCTTAATATCCTTCCATCCACTTCCCTGTAGATTCTACATATTTGATTCATTCATATCACCCATTAATCAGCATGCATTTTCACAAATATGTTATTATGtactattattgtaattaatttttttatcttagaaattatattattttgtttattattaccagtgtttgccataggtctTGTCAGACCTGTCAATGTAAgatgtattaaataaatatgaaatatggtaTCAGGTCATGATAGTGCAAATtggagaaaatatattatgtgcttttagtgaatattttataatgttttgAGTAAATAAACTACATTAGATTTGAAATAGATTTCCATAGCTTCTATAGATCTTGAAGCTCATAGAAGAGAATCAGTTAATGTGAAAAATGTTACAGTGCACCTATTCTTTCTTTAACATATTAATTGAATGATAACAAGAATAGAATGATGCTATGACCCCGAGGTCGCGTGAAAGTTATTAGCAACAACAATCTAGCTAATGTGATTGCTGGTCATTCGCTCCTGATAGATAAAAACTGTATGCATATTGATAATCACCAGTTTTTGTGCCGCGATTACGCTGAGCGAGCATAGAAGGAAATTTTTCGAAAAGGTTGCGACCTTTATGTAGATTGTAGTGGCGGGTTCAGTATATAATTGTGGGACGGCACTGACTGATCGCTAAGTTCAACATGAAGTTTCTGATCGCTCTTTTGGCTCTGGTTAGCGTGGCTACCGCCGCGACATTCTCGCGTCACGTCAGTGCGACACCGCTGCACGTCAGGGTGATGCAAGGCGACACGACTGCGACTGCGACCGACGACAAGCGACAGACCGACGACAGTGAACTGAACAGCGTGCTGTACATGTTCGGCGTTGGAACCGTCGTTGGAGACTCTCAGGTAGACAATAACGACCAAAGCAACAACGATGTGAACAAGGAGCACCACACCAAGCACAGGGTAGTCGTTCACCATGACGACGGTCCTCACCATGGCAAGAAGGAGCATCACCAGAAGGAAACAGTTGAGAAGCAGGAGCAAACCACCACCGTTGAGAATAGCAGCGAGGAGCAGCAGCAGTCTTCCGAGACCCCAGTTCTCGGTGACGTTAATTCCGGtgagaattcaattcaatcttaATTCAAGAAGTTCTCTATTCCTCATAAAAAACTATATCTACTCACAAACTCATAGGATATCAAGTTTCATCCACAATGCTATaagttttatataaaataatggcAGAGGCTTGTTTATTGAGAATCGAGAAGTATTCTATCATTGATATGCTGGCAATTCTCATTCtgagtagaattttgaattttttatccaTAATGCTATCAAGTGGTTAATGATATCAACTTTATCTACTCACAAACTTATAGGATATCAAGTTCTATCCATAATGCTATaagttttatataaaataatggcAGAGGCTTGTTTATTGAGAATCGAGAAGTCTTTTACCTATAGTTAATATACTGACAACCTTCATTATGAGTAGAATTTTGAGTTTTTATTCATAATGCTATCAAGTGGTTAATGCTGTCAACTTTATCTACTCACAAACTCATAGGATATCAAGTTTTATCCATAATGCTATaagttttatataaaataatggcAGAGGCTTGTTTATTGAGTATTGAGAAgtatattatcattgatatgcTGGAAACTCTCATTCtgagtagaattttgaattttttatccaTAATGCTATCAAGTCTCATTTTTAACAATGAGAGAGGCTTGTTTATTGAGAATCGAGAAGTCTTCTATCGTTAATTTGCAGGCAACTCCCATTTCATTAAGAATATTTTCAGTTTGACAATTAAACAGTTAAACACTAGACGGAGATATAAGAGAGTTATACCAGACAAAGATAAATTTGGATAATTTAGGTTTGATAGAATTATATGTTATGCATTAGTTAAGGCCTGATGTGTAGGGATATTCAGGAATTCCTGATATGAAACTTGTAATTTCATAAACCACCTAGCCTATTTGGTGTGAATCCTTTTCCTCCAATTTTGTGATTCAGTTTTTCAGAGACTGATAATGTTGTAACAGCTAAAACTAGTTTCCCCCACTAttccaatgaatttattttttttattatggattttatctgaatacaaaaaaaaaatataacagACAGATGCTCCAGTTTTATAAGTCGTCCAATGTTTTTTAAACAGGCCCTAGAGTTTGGAATCTAACCAGGGGCTAAACTTACTAATCTAAACATCTCTATATtcatcaaatttaataattatcaaatctcAATACTCATCTTTACtctgataattattaatactcATCATAACATGAAAGTAATGATGAACCTAAAACTGGTCTGAATCAATTGAATGATTCCTTCGAATAGgctaaatattataacaataattgtcACCATTCTTATCTTCTCAATTTTTTACcgtttcatcattttttctccattcACTTGAAACACGTTCACTATATTATCTAGATACTTTCAATCCATTGTTATCAACTATTCTAATGATTTTCAACCCTCATTTGCACTAATAAGCATGTATAGTTAGAATCTCTCCCGAGATCATATAGTATAGTTATTATTTCTCTCCAGAGCTGAGATGTATTGCTTTTGTTTCAAAATTGCTCCAACTCAAATAAGAAAAATCTAATAAGATGTTCAACTTGACAATTTAGTAGCATAGCTTAATTGTTCAGAAGCTAAGCTTAGCTATCAAAAAGCtcgaatattttatcaattcactTTACAAAGAGCCTATTTCTTAATTAGGAAACCATTTGCTCTTCTTTTGCATTACtatgtttttcaaatacatGAGTTTTTATCAATTCTATAGAAATTAAAGTAGGCTACGTGTAGTTGAAACTGAttgaagaaaaatgataaaaacatgGGTAGACTATCGAGTAATATAAATCATgacaaatcaatcaattcaactttaACAGCCTCATTAAAATTCAGactttttctattatctctCATCTTTTGACCCCAATCAAAGGCGCTGCCGAAGTTACCAAGAGTCTCTCTTCAACGATTATTTAACTGTTGTATCATTCTAcaaacatattatttttatcgtAATTAATTCAAATACGAAATAATTTCAAGAGTCATTTTATCGCATGGAATAGGAGAAATGACTTGATCCTTCTTCATACTTATCAACTATACTTATTTCTATTACTCGGAGTTCGTATTTCAAACATAGTTCCCAAAACTGAGATTCTCTAGGAACATGTCAATTTTGGACTAGTTTTGAATTATATacaaagaaaataattactTGCTATACTCACACTTATAGAATGATTTTGTTATGTAACAATTGAAGAAGGTGTATACTTTGTTATGTTCATTATTTCGTGTATAAATCGTTGACACGTTCCAAACATGTTAATCCTCGGTGTTTTGAACGATGTTACGAGCATTAATCAGCTGTTAAAGATAGAAACATTTGAATGTTATCTTGGTGAACGGAAATCGAGACATAACCATACTTTTCATACACATGCTTTACGATGTATTTGTGTTAAGGTGCGTGCAGACCCATgcaccacgaacacgcgcattttaATCGTATTATCtgtaatatcggggaccgagcttcgctctggagtacaaaatcataaaaaatgtattacgaaagaagaaattataataacattcataacattcatacagaaatgttctatctaatcacagtaaattgagattaattcccagaggaatgcaaaaatttccctcacaaaggcccaattgcacaaaagccggttaaattttaatcctgattaacttcacgtgaaccaaatcagagaagaccatttcaaaaagatggatctactggaattaatcaggattgaaaataacccggcttttttgcaactggcactaagtacctgattgaatgattacaaaagttcaacagctgagtcataattttgacacagtcccacacacatgaactcgctcactcacttccatcaccaaaagacgacgaaataattattattgctttccaagcatgaataataataattatccttttaatgtcctccagcgagttttcccagggatgagacctagtgcaatcgaatctttatattataaacctactatgttctgaatttcatgagaatcgttagagccgttttcgagatccggtgaaatacaaacatttaaacatctaaacatccaaacatctaaacatatacaCAGAagttgcttgtttaatagtataggatttgtagagaaacagtaagatacagaaaTAATAAGCTGTAATGCGAGTGTTCGTGGCTCATGAGTATGTACGAACCGTAACATGAAGGTCAATCGCGATTGCGATCTACACTGAAAGCTGAATATCGACCACACTGTTCTGTTCGTAGCCCAAGTGCTGTTTGCTCAGCAAAAGCTTCAACTGAATTGAATCAGCTGATGGTTTAATATTAATATGATTCGCATTATAGCAAACTCAACTTAACTTTGAtttaattcagtttaagctGATTAAACtagcactgtgcaaacggagcttagaaataaatagaatgtaatattatttgtaacGTCTACAATATTGATAGCACTCCAAGTATGaattaccacaacatcactctaCTTTACTTCCCTTATTTGCCATAATGGAACTGCAACAAGGAAGCAGCACTCctgcagtatatgacacgtcaaagtgcTTACTGGATATTACTAATATACTCCATCCACCGCACCAAAcacaacaaatttcacatagcATACATTACAAAAGAGAACATTCAAGAACAATCTATGTTACTTATTCCCTCTTTTTTCATCATTactcataatttattttgttttgtgtgtcgAATAGATGTTGAGACCGAACAAGAGATTGAGGAAGTAATCAGCCAGCTGAATGCCCTCTTCAACATCGACAACAACAATCAACAGGAGACCGCCGTCACCAGCAAACAACTGGACACCGTCAACACCATGGCAGTCAACAGCAACATCAACGTCAACGGAGCCAATGGCATGCCAATGGTGTGCCAGTGTGTGACTGATGTTAACGGAAACAACGTCAACTGCAACTGTTACAACTCCAATGTTAACTACAACCAAATGAGCAGCTCAAACGGTATGGATGACATGAAGAGAGACATGCAGAATGTCAACAACGACATGAAGAACATGGAGGCCGAGATGACCAACATGGAGAAGAACATCAACAGCATGAACTACAAGGCCAACAATGTGAAGGGAAACATGGTCGACATGATGAAGAGCATGAACGCCGGAGCCAGTGTTGACATGATCAAGAGCAAGATGCAGAGCATGAACAGCAACATGGATGAGATGGAAGCCAACATGAACAACATGGCTATGAACATGAACCGCATGAACGGCAACATGAACCACATCAACATTGACATGGGCAGCATGAACCACAATGCCAACAACATCAACAGAGTCAACAACATGATGAAGAACATGAACAACAACATGAACAACATGAACAACAACATGAACAAGATGATGAATGACATGAACAACAacatgaatcacatgatgaacaACAACATGAATAACATGAACAACAACATGAACAACATGAACAAGATGATGAATGACATGAACAATAACATGAATAACATGATGAACAACATGAACAACAACATGAACAACAACATGAACATGAACAACAACATGAACATGAACAACAACATGAACatgaacaacaacaacaacatgaACAACATGAACatgaacaacaacaacaacatgaacatgaataacaacaacaacatgAACATGAACAACAACAACATGAACAACAATGCTATGGATAACATCATTAGTGAGATGGTGTACATGAACAAGAATGTTAACGACATGAACGGCAATATGAATGTCATGAACATGCAGATGGGTGAAATGAGCCAGAGAATGAAGAGCATGAGATCAATGATGAACTACATGAACTTCCTTGTCAACTCAATGAAAATGAACTCCAACAGTATGATGCACATGATGGCAAACACCATGGTTGAGATGAATGGACATGTGAACAAGATGATCAGTATCATGCACAACATGTACGACCCAATGACCGACATGACCAGCGATGTCAACAACTTTGTCAAACACATGAACAACATGAGGGAAATGATGAAGAATGTAAGCATCAGTGTGTACGTGAATGGAAACAACATGAACATGAACATGAATGGAAACAACATGAACATGAATGGAAACATGAACAGCAACATGAACATGAATGGAAACAACATGAACATGAACATGAATGGAAACAACATGAACATGAATGGAAACATGAACAGCAACATGAACATGAATGGAAACAACATGAACATGAACATGAATGGAAACAACATGAACATGAATGGAAACATGAACATGAACACAACATGAACATGAATGGAAACATGAACATGAACAACAACATGAACGTGAATGGAAACATGAACATGAACAACAACATGAACATGAATGGAAACATGAACAATAACATGAACATGAACTGCATGAACTCAATGAACAACATGAACTCAATGAGCAACATGAACAACATGAACTCAATGAACAACATGAACTCAATGAGCAACATGTACCCAATGAGCAACATGAACAACATGAACTCAATGAGCAACATGAACAATATGTACCCAATGAACAGCATGAACAACATGAACACAATGAACAACATGAACTCAATGAGCAACATGAACAACATGTACCCAATGAACAACATGAACTCAATGAGCAACATGAACAACATGAACTCAATGAGCAACATGAACAACATGTACCCAATGAAGAACATGAACAACATGAACACCAATAATGGTGTCACTGGATTGAACAATTAAATAGGAATTGCTTCAATTTAAAATTAGgctgttatttttatttgaagaagataatcaaatatactatattattccattacaaaaatattagactaatttttaactCTTAGCCACAATATGTGAAATTTCCTTTGATTAATCCTGTATATTCTCATAATTAATGTTTTTTGTTACGTGTCATTTTAGCTATAGTGAGCATTAAAGACTTTTCAAGTCTAAAAGTATTATAAGAGCACATTGAAAGCTCAAAATTACGTATTTATAAGACTTCCTTAAGTCATATTCAAAGTATTATCGATGCTCAATTCAATCTACAAATTCCACATGGAATTATAAGttggatgaaaaataaaaattacctACATTAGGTTGGACTGACTTCTATCTCATTGTTTTCTTTTGATAAATTCAGCTCTATGGATTACTTTGGTTGATtttgtcattattatttgaagaatttttagATACTTTCTTAGATTATGGAGTTGAagttgtaatttaaaaaaatgtttgcaATGAATGTGTGTACTtcgtattgaatgaataaagcagattttattattattcaaacgtGCCTTTTTCTTTGTAGTTGATAGTGTTGTCCTTTCAGGTGTTGAGTTACATGCAGTGTCAGTTGAAGTTGAATTAATCACAAATGATAGAGGTGTAACAaacttttttatcatttttactgGAGATGTTCAATTCCAATTCCGTGTTTAAATTGTACCATTATCATGAGGGCATAAATACAGGTTTAAAATCGAAACGTGTaacaaaattgaagaattaCAGAAATTTCTGAACCAATTCTCCGCTTAATATTAGAACTTTCAACTTTTCATATTTGAACAGTCCAGATTACAATTTacttcaaaataatatgatcaaCCAAtgccttatttatttattattttagtatgaTCAAACTAACATATTGCAATCTTATTGATGACTGATAAATTGAAagattaattaatcaattatttgatcaaaTCAAGTCAACTCACATTCCCAATTTTTAAATAGCTTCAATCTAATCTGATCCTTCTGGAATGTAGATTAGTATGTAAAAGAGTAGATTTGAATGTACGAGAGAAGAGTAGATTTTTATTACCATTACATGGAAGATAAATAAATCTTATTGATGAATTGCTAAAGAAGATATCATCCACACTTTCCAAGATGAATAAACTCATAGAATGGATTAAGGAAACTAATGGATTGCATTAGCAAGTCACCAATAACATTATTCACCAGAAAATTGTTGCTTAGAGTAAGAACTATACATTTGAAAACTGGAAACTTTTTATCTTAAAAGATGAaaacttactttactttactttattcttttcactttactttactttttgtAATTTCTTGAACCACATATGATTTAAGCCTCCAGCTTCTAAACTTGCAGTGAAAAACTCAAAAAGACACATTCATCAGagcaattgaaaattattaacttGATGCTACGTCAACATTATCAAAAAGTCTTATCTTAGATTCCTGATAGTGtaaccagtgagtatagaatctGAGTGTAACAACACAATCTGGACTCTCTTTTACCAACATCCAGTATCATTAAGCAATAGATATTCTCtaaccataataataatattatatcctccaacacaaataaataaaaggtAAGGGCCGAGTAGAAGGCTGatgaacattttgaatttgattcagATACACTGGAAGAATAGTAGAGTAATAGTTACAATATAACTTATAGAATAATAGTTGCAACTTGTGATGAGAGAAAATCAACTATTCTTTCAATATATCTTAATTTACAACCAAGTagttaatctctctctctctctcactctctctctctctcttttttccacaattttctctctctctcacaattttccaatgcctaaacatgactattttacccctcgatccaactcatcatactaatgaatcagacacactcattgaccttctcattgttagtgatcccaatgaggttgttcaagcaggccaaatctcagtcccagctatttctagacatgatttgatctactgtgtactttcccataagatacccaagccagaacagaaaattatcacttatagagacttcaaaaactttgatgaagccgccttcctgactgatgtggctcagactccatggcatcaaattgaagcattaccctcagttgatgacatggtcaagactttcgaaaattggactttgactttgtatgacaaacatgcaccttatgtgacaaggaggattaatagaaaacgacgagtaccgtggatgactgaagacatacttaagatgatgggacgtagagacaaagcacatagaaaatttaaaaagacatttgacttggacagtttgatagagtataggagccttagaaatagggttaaacaggaattacggaactcaaagattaggtacttgaatcgtttatgacaaacaatagacaagactctaaatcactttggcaggaataaaagaattcgggcttggcaaacagaaatcgaatccacaaattgacttaccattgaataatataaatgaccatttcgtttcacactctaaccaatgcgacgaagttgtcattgctaatcatatagatgatcttgaagagcaggttacaaacttagatttaccaatcactgatcaatttcatttccatccaatctcagaagaagacactttcagagcaattcaacgtattcatagtaatgctacgggtgtagacaaaattcctattaaattatcaagaagatgttatttgctgttttaccaaccattacatacattttcaacaagtcacttgaagaaggcattttccctgaaacctggaagtttgctctggttcgccctctaaataaagttccatcacccaataaagttgaggattttagaccaatcagtattttacctgcattgtccaaagtgctagaaagactcattcatgctcaagttgtaaaatttctagacaacagtagtaagcttcataactttcaatcaggctttagaaaattccattcaactgagacagctctgcttcgtgtcactgatgatataaggttagctatggaccaaagaaaatgcaccatcctcaccctatttgatttttctaaagcattcgatactgttgatcatacagtccttctgaataagttggctattcttggtttcagtcgcaactcgttagtttggtttaaatcctatctattaggtaggaaacaatgtgtatctgtcggtgacaaaaagtcaacttggaaaaacgttatgcatggagtaccacaaggttcaattttaggccctctcctcttcactttgtatgctaatgacctttcttccattatcaaatctccagtttccatacttatgcagacgaccttcaaatctatttaagctgtccataacaaaaattaatgaaacagttggaataatgaatcaggatatcaattcgatagtggaatggacaaagaaaaatggccttaagcttaatcccatcaaaacacaacccattataattggatattctcgtcttataaacaatattgaccttgaatcgattcacaaaattagtgtagacggtaatgacattccttactgtagctcagttaaaaatttaagcattattatgaataatactcttgactggtcagaacaagtgaacaaaacttgtaaaaaggtattctcagccatgcatgcattgaagaaaatgcacgatatcctccctagaaacaatTTA comes from the Nilaparvata lugens isolate BPH chromosome 1, ASM1435652v1, whole genome shotgun sequence genome and includes:
- the LOC111051803 gene encoding asparagine-rich protein isoform X1, which translates into the protein MKFLIALLALVSVATAATFSRHVSATPLHVRVMQGDTTATATDDKRQTDDSELNSVLYMFGVGTVVGDSQVDNNDQSNNDVNKEHHTKHRVVVHHDDGPHHGKKEHHQKETVEKQEQTTTVENSSEEQQQSSETPVLGDVNSDVETEQEIEEVISQLNALFNIDNNNQQETAVTSKQLDTVNTMAVNSNINVNGANGMPMVCQCVTDVNGNNVNCNCYNSNVNYNQMSSSNGMDDMKRDMQNVNNDMKNMEAEMTNMEKNINSMNYKANNVKGNMVDMMKSMNAGASVDMIKSKMQSMNSNMDEMEANMNNMAMNMNRMNGNMNHINIDMGSMNHNANNINRVNNMMKNMNNNMNNMNNNMNKMMNDMNNNMNHMMNNNMNNMNNNMNNMNKMMNDMNNNMNNMMNNMNNNMNNNMNMNNNMNMNNNMNMNNNNNMNNMNMNNNNNMNMNNNNNMNMNNNNMNNNAMDNIISEMVYMNKNVNDMNGNMNVMNMQMGEMSQRMKSMRSMMNYMNFLVNSMKMNSNSMMHMMANTMVEMNGHVNKMISIMHNMYDPMTDMTSDVNNFVKHMNNMREMMKNVSISVYVNGNNMNMNMNGNNMNMNGNMNMNGNMNNNMNMNCMNSMNNMNSMSNMNNMNSMNNMNSMSNMYPMSNMNNMNSMSNMNNMYPMNSMNNMNTMNNMNSMSNMNNMYPMNNMNSMSNMNNMNSMSNMNNMYPMKNMNNMNTNNGVTGLNN
- the LOC111051803 gene encoding putative uncharacterized protein DDB_G0286901 isoform X4; its protein translation is MKFLIALLALVSVATAATFSRHVSATPLHVRVMQGDTTATATDDKRQTDDSELNSVLYMFGVGTVVGDSQVDNNDQSNNDVNKEHHTKHRVVVHHDDGPHHGKKEHHQKETVEKQEQTTTVENSSEEQQQSSETPVLGDVNSDVETEQEIEEVISQLNALFNIDNNNQQETAVTSKQLDTVNTMAVNSNINVNGANGMPMVCQCVTDVNGNNVNCNCYNSNVNYNQMSSSNGMDDMKRDMQNVNNDMKNMEAEMTNMEKNINSMNYKANNVKGNMVDMMKSMNAGASVDMIKSKMQSMNSNMDEMEANMNNMAMNMNRMNGNMNHINIDMGSMNHNANNINRVNNMMKNMNNNMNNMNNNMNKMMNDMNNNMNHMMNNNMNNMNNNMNNMNKMMNDMNNNMNNMMNNMNNNMNNNMNMNNNMNMNNNMNMNNNNNMNNMNMNNNNNMNMNNNNNMNMNNNNMNNNAMDNIISEMVYMNKNVNDMNGNMNVMNMQMGEMSQRMKSMRSMMNYMNFLVNSMKMNSNSMMHMMANTMVEMNGHVNKMISIMHNMYDPMTDMTSDVNNFVKHMNNMREMMKNVSISVYVNGNNMNMNMNGNNMNMNGNMNMNGNMNNNMNMNCMNSMNNMNSMSNMNNMYPMSNMNNMNSMSNMNNMYPMNSMNNMNTMNNMNTNNGVTGLNN
- the LOC111051803 gene encoding putative uncharacterized protein DDB_G0286901 isoform X2 — protein: MKFLIALLALVSVATAATFSRHVSATPLHVRVMQGDTTATATDDKRQTDDSELNSVLYMFGVGTVVGDSQVDNNDQSNNDVNKEHHTKHRVVVHHDDGPHHGKKEHHQKETVEKQEQTTTVENSSEEQQQSSETPVLGDVNSDVETEQEIEEVISQLNALFNIDNNNQQETAVTSKQLDTVNTMAVNSNINVNGANGMPMVCQCVTDVNGNNVNCNCYNSNVNYNQMSSSNGMDDMKRDMQNVNNDMKNMEAEMTNMEKNINSMNYKANNVKGNMVDMMKSMNAGASVDMIKSKMQSMNSNMDEMEANMNNMAMNMNRMNGNMNHINIDMGSMNHNANNINRVNNMMKNMNNNMNNMNNNMNKMMNDMNNNMNHMMNNNMNNMNNNMNNMNKMMNDMNNNMNNMMNNMNNNMNNNMNMNNNMNMNNNMNMNNNNNMNNMNMNNNNNMNMNNNNNMNMNNNNMNNNAMDNIISEMVYMNKNVNDMNGNMNVMNMQMGEMSQRMKSMRSMMNYMNFLVNSMKMNSNSMMHMMANTMVEMNGHVNKMISIMHNMYDPMTDMTSDVNNFVKHMNNMREMMKNVSISVYVNGNNMNMNMNGNNMNMNGNMNMNGNMNNNMNMNCMNSMNNMNSMSNMNNMYPMSNMNNMNSMSNMNNMYPMNSMNNMNTMNNMNSMSNMNNMYPMNNMNSMSNMNNMNSMSNMNNMYPMKNMNNMNTNNGVTGLNN
- the LOC111051803 gene encoding putative uncharacterized protein DDB_G0286901 isoform X3, with translation MKFLIALLALVSVATAATFSRHVSATPLHVRVMQGDTTATATDDKRQTDDSELNSVLYMFGVGTVVGDSQVDNNDQSNNDVNKEHHTKHRVVVHHDDGPHHGKKEHHQKETVEKQEQTTTVENSSEEQQQSSETPVLGDVNSDVETEQEIEEVISQLNALFNIDNNNQQETAVTSKQLDTVNTMAVNSNINVNGANGMPMVCQCVTDVNGNNVNCNCYNSNVNYNQMSSSNGMDDMKRDMQNVNNDMKNMEAEMTNMEKNINSMNYKANNVKGNMVDMMKSMNAGASVDMIKSKMQSMNSNMDEMEANMNNMAMNMNRMNGNMNHINIDMGSMNHNANNINRVNNMMKNMNNNMNNMNNNMNKMMNDMNNNMNHMMNNNMNNMNNNMNNMNKMMNDMNNNMNNMMNNMNNNMNNNMNMNNNMNMNNNMNMNNNNNMNNMNMNNNNNMNMNNNNNMNMNNNNMNNNAMDNIISEMVYMNKNVNDMNGNMNVMNMQMGEMSQRMKSMRSMMNYMNFLVNSMKMNSNSMMHMMANTMVEMNGHVNKMISIMHNMYDPMTDMTSDVNNFVKHMNNMREMMKNVSISVYVNGNNMNMNMNGNNMNMNGNMNMNGNMNNNMNMNCMNSMNNMNSMSNMNNMNSMNNMNSMSNMYPMSNMNNMNSMSNMNNMYPMNSMNNMNTMNNMNTNNGVTGLNN
- the LOC111051803 gene encoding putative uncharacterized protein DDB_G0286901 isoform X5; the encoded protein is MKFLIALLALVSVATAATFSRHVSATPLHVRVMQGDTTATATDDKRQTDDSELNSVLYMFGVGTVVGDSQVDNNDQSNNDVNKEHHTKHRVVVHHDDGPHHGKKEHHQKETVEKQEQTTTVENSSEEQQQSSETPVLGDVNSDVETEQEIEEVISQLNALFNIDNNNQQETAVTSKQLDTVNTMAVNSNINVNGANGMPMVCQCVTDVNGNNVNCNCYNSNVNYNQMSSSNGMDDMKRDMQNVNNDMKNMEAEMTNMEKNINSMNYKANNVKGNMVDMMKSMNAGASVDMIKSKMQSMNSNMDEMEANMNNMAMNMNRMNGNMNHINIDMGSMNHNANNINRVNNMMKNMNNNMNNMNNNMNKMMNDMNNNMNHMMNNNMNNMNNNMNNMNKMMNDMNNNMNNMMNNMNNNMNNNMNMNNNMNMNNNMNMNNNNNMNNMNMNNNNNMNMNNNNNMNMNNNNMNNNAMDNIISEMVYMNKNVNDMNGNMNVMNMQMGEMSQRMKSMRSMMNYMNFLVNSMKMNSNSMMHMMANTMVEMNGHVNKMISIMHNMYDPMTDMTSDVNNFVKHMNNMREMMKNVSISVYVNGNNMNMNMNGNNMNMNGNMNMNGNMNNNMNMNCMNSMNNMNSMSNMNNMNNMYPMKNMNNMNTNNGVTGLNN